One window from the genome of Mucilaginibacter ginsenosidivorans encodes:
- a CDS encoding ABC transporter ATP-binding protein, with protein sequence MLRAHAIHKTYGQLQILKGVDLEVKKGEIVTILGASGAGKSTLLNILGTLDKPDSGHIVIGNTNVSNLSNKDLSTFRNRKIGFVFQFHHLLVEFNAIENVCIPALIAGESRNNAEKKAQKLLDILGLSGRLTHKPSQLSGGEQQRVAVARALINDPSIIFADEPSGNLDSTNAGELHSLFKRLRDEFDQTFVIVTHNEHLAELSDRKVLMRDGLIV encoded by the coding sequence ATGCTCAGGGCTCATGCTATCCACAAAACATACGGACAACTTCAGATACTTAAAGGTGTCGATCTTGAAGTTAAGAAAGGCGAAATAGTGACCATTCTCGGCGCGTCCGGTGCAGGAAAAAGTACTTTATTGAACATTCTTGGGACGCTTGATAAGCCTGATTCCGGGCATATTGTTATTGGCAACACTAATGTCAGCAACCTGAGCAATAAAGATCTCAGCACGTTCCGGAACCGTAAGATCGGTTTCGTTTTCCAGTTCCATCATCTGCTGGTCGAGTTTAATGCAATAGAAAATGTGTGTATTCCCGCATTAATAGCAGGCGAATCGAGAAACAACGCTGAAAAAAAAGCCCAAAAGCTGCTTGATATTTTGGGCCTTTCGGGCAGGCTAACTCACAAACCAAGCCAGTTATCAGGCGGCGAGCAGCAGCGCGTGGCCGTGGCGAGGGCGTTGATCAACGATCCGTCTATTATTTTTGCCGATGAACCGTCTGGTAATCTTGATTCGACCAATGCCGGTGAATTGCATAGCCTGTTCAAAAGACTTCGCGACGAGTTCGATCAAACCTTCGTGATCGTCACACATAACGAGCATCTTGCTGAGCTTTCGGACAGGAAAGTTTTGATGAGGGATGGTTTAATTGTATAA
- a CDS encoding HAD family hydrolase yields MIRYIDIDSRKDAFIFELDDVLYPEKDYWYQVYYLFASFLEYTEMIDAKEATNSMTGTYLSEGKEQVFDNLKKKLNLDEKYRVNFNHLSNTAKLPLKLLLFQNMLKLLQEIVVDRKKIFIVTNGNPEQQLNKIKQVEWNGLEPYLTCYFANELVPKPETDCIDLLIKDHNLQRRNVLMIGANETDEQCAEASGIDFIKLSEL; encoded by the coding sequence ATGATACGGTACATTGATATAGATTCCCGTAAGGACGCTTTTATTTTTGAGCTGGATGATGTGCTTTACCCTGAAAAGGATTATTGGTACCAGGTTTATTATTTATTCGCCAGCTTTTTAGAGTATACTGAAATGATAGACGCGAAAGAAGCAACCAACAGTATGACCGGTACGTATTTATCGGAAGGGAAGGAGCAGGTGTTTGATAATTTGAAGAAAAAGCTTAACCTTGACGAAAAGTATCGGGTTAATTTTAATCACTTAAGTAACACAGCGAAACTTCCGCTAAAGCTTTTGCTGTTTCAGAATATGCTAAAGTTGTTGCAGGAAATTGTGGTGGACCGGAAAAAGATATTTATTGTGACCAATGGCAACCCCGAACAGCAATTGAATAAAATAAAACAGGTGGAATGGAATGGCCTTGAACCCTACCTTACCTGTTATTTTGCTAATGAGCTGGTTCCAAAGCCCGAAACGGATTGTATTGACCTGTTAATAAAGGACCATAATTTACAACGGAGAAACGTATTAATGATAGGCGCGAATGAAACCGATGAGCAATGTGCAGAAGCATCGGGAATAGATTTTATTAAACTAAGCGAACTTTAA